A part of Myxococcus landrumus genomic DNA contains:
- a CDS encoding serine/threonine-protein kinase has translation MGSTEDDSGVVYLGGAQQEPGVAAARTPPPVPSTELPWGPAPVTPPHHVSLAETLRPVTPVSPHGTLLQGIPTPAPPPAASVRGLVPGQVVAQRYRVERWLGAGGSSTVYEALDLHLGQRVALKVLATPHADASTVARFRQEVEHARALEHVNILRVFDVGLDGDRHFLTVELLDGVDLRQRMLEQRPTLAQTVRWLTHAAVALEHAHGRGVLHRDVKPANLFVTRTGVLKLMDFGLAKSLHVMGTTAQGTVLGTPEYMAPEQVMGNPPLSPATDLYALGVVAYELCTGQLPFRHTDPVPLMFLHVQQAPVPPTTLRPSLPVPFEQVVLKLLEKRPEDRYAGAGELRSALSKLWPWALKEQA, from the coding sequence GTGGGTTCGACGGAAGACGACTCCGGGGTGGTGTACCTCGGAGGAGCGCAGCAGGAGCCCGGGGTGGCAGCGGCGAGGACGCCTCCTCCCGTGCCCTCCACCGAGCTCCCTTGGGGGCCCGCGCCCGTGACACCGCCGCATCACGTGTCCCTGGCGGAGACCTTGCGCCCCGTCACCCCCGTGTCGCCTCATGGGACGCTGCTGCAAGGCATTCCCACACCCGCGCCCCCGCCGGCGGCCTCGGTGCGCGGGCTGGTGCCTGGGCAGGTGGTGGCCCAGCGCTATCGCGTGGAGCGGTGGCTCGGCGCCGGGGGCAGCTCCACGGTGTATGAGGCGCTGGACCTGCACCTGGGCCAGCGAGTCGCGCTCAAGGTGCTCGCGACGCCCCACGCGGATGCGTCGACGGTGGCGCGCTTCCGCCAGGAGGTGGAGCACGCGCGCGCCCTGGAGCACGTGAACATCCTGCGCGTCTTCGACGTGGGGCTGGACGGGGACCGTCACTTCCTCACGGTGGAACTGCTGGACGGCGTGGACCTGCGACAGCGGATGCTCGAACAGCGGCCCACGCTCGCCCAGACCGTGCGCTGGCTCACCCACGCGGCCGTGGCGCTGGAGCACGCGCACGGACGCGGCGTGCTTCATCGGGATGTGAAGCCCGCGAACCTCTTCGTCACCCGCACGGGCGTGTTGAAGCTGATGGACTTCGGGCTCGCCAAGAGCCTCCACGTCATGGGCACCACGGCGCAGGGCACGGTGCTCGGCACCCCCGAGTACATGGCGCCCGAGCAGGTGATGGGCAACCCTCCGCTGTCCCCCGCAACGGACCTGTATGCGCTGGGCGTGGTGGCCTACGAGCTGTGCACCGGCCAGCTCCCCTTCCGCCACACCGACCCCGTGCCGCTGATGTTCCTGCACGTCCAACAGGCCCCCGTGCCTCCGACGACGCTGCGCCCCAGCCTCCCGGTGCCCTTCGAGCAGGTCGTCCTGAAGCTCCTGGAGAAGCGGCCCGAGGACCGCTACGCCGGCGCGGGTGAGCTGCGCTCCGCGCTCTCGAAGCTGTGGCCGTGGGCGCTCAAGGAACAGGCGTGA
- a CDS encoding DUF2339 domain-containing protein yields MAETMEKWDVKVLGGLGAGLLALAAIFLWRDLRLDKEVLLILAATGALVLAFFELPGPWRLAAPVAVLSLSGLGGLWYAAVRHPLLLVGLALMFAASVVALVRAPRHDMLPPDLVRHRLVWYGLTCATIAASWAFYFHFLTLGVAEDHVARRLVLTLGWLVVGVVMVLWGRQRGALFVRDAGFCFVAIAVGKALGYDTVNLDGTLRVAGLAASGLLMLGGALLTSRSTSASTRST; encoded by the coding sequence ATGGCCGAGACGATGGAGAAGTGGGATGTGAAGGTGCTGGGAGGACTTGGCGCGGGGCTGCTGGCCCTGGCCGCCATCTTCCTCTGGCGGGACTTGCGGTTGGACAAGGAGGTGCTCCTCATCCTCGCGGCGACGGGCGCGCTGGTGCTGGCGTTCTTCGAGCTCCCCGGCCCCTGGCGCCTCGCCGCTCCCGTCGCGGTGCTGTCGCTCTCGGGACTGGGAGGGCTCTGGTACGCGGCGGTTCGCCATCCCTTGTTGCTGGTGGGGCTCGCGCTGATGTTCGCCGCGTCCGTCGTGGCGCTCGTGAGGGCTCCGCGCCATGACATGCTGCCTCCGGACCTCGTGCGGCATCGGCTGGTCTGGTACGGCCTCACCTGCGCGACCATCGCGGCGTCGTGGGCCTTCTACTTCCACTTCCTCACGCTGGGCGTCGCGGAGGACCACGTGGCCCGCAGGCTCGTGCTCACGTTGGGCTGGCTGGTGGTGGGCGTGGTCATGGTTCTCTGGGGGCGTCAGCGCGGGGCCCTCTTCGTTCGCGACGCGGGCTTCTGCTTCGTGGCCATCGCGGTGGGCAAGGCGCTGGGTTACGACACCGTCAACCTCGATGGCACGCTGCGCGTGGCGGGGCTCGCGGCCTCCGGACTGTTGATGCTGGGCGGGGCGCTGCTCACGTCACGCTCCACCTCGGCGTCGACACGGAGTACCTGA
- a CDS encoding MFS transporter, protein MEGSGLSVAPVSSAQPGAARRMATGAVLLALVVSAFEGTVVTSAMPTITRELGGQHLYSWVFSAFLFASTVGVLISGKLADRVGRKPVFFTGMGLFLVGSALCGLSQSVEALIAFRVVQGLGAGALQPTTLTISADLYTLRERATVQGLFTGAWGAGNAVGPLIGGWLVMNASWRWVFLVNVPVGVFAALLLYFSYRDPPRRADVKLDRWGPLLAGSSAALLLFSLEPGDIWLRGVCVLGAVAVALGLVLQQRQSRAPLLPIELVKDRTVLCGVAGGIAGGALLYSMAAWVPLWMTEHEGKTPIVAGLTLLPMLLGWSVGSTFGVKLLVRGGMRLSAGVGFAVAATGASLLALTAAYDWGTMAALASLAVLGMGLGPAASTSLIAPQSRAAWHHRGIITSSLYSTRLLGGSLTVAALALARGHFALQFAIAAALAGTVALLLAMVAPGKVLGEA, encoded by the coding sequence ATGGAAGGAAGCGGTCTATCGGTGGCGCCGGTGTCCTCCGCCCAGCCCGGCGCGGCGAGGCGGATGGCCACGGGCGCGGTGCTGCTGGCCCTGGTGGTCAGCGCCTTCGAGGGCACGGTCGTCACCAGCGCCATGCCCACCATCACCCGCGAGCTGGGAGGTCAGCACCTCTACTCGTGGGTCTTCTCCGCCTTCCTCTTCGCGTCCACCGTGGGCGTGCTCATCTCCGGGAAGCTGGCGGACCGCGTGGGCCGCAAGCCCGTCTTCTTCACCGGCATGGGCCTGTTCCTCGTCGGCTCCGCGCTGTGCGGGCTGTCGCAGTCGGTGGAGGCCCTCATCGCCTTCCGCGTGGTGCAGGGCCTGGGCGCGGGGGCGCTCCAGCCCACCACGCTGACCATCAGCGCGGACCTCTACACCTTGCGCGAGCGCGCCACCGTCCAGGGCCTCTTCACGGGCGCCTGGGGCGCGGGCAACGCCGTGGGCCCGCTCATCGGCGGCTGGCTCGTCATGAATGCCTCGTGGCGCTGGGTGTTCCTCGTCAACGTGCCCGTCGGGGTGTTCGCCGCGTTGCTGCTGTACTTCTCCTATCGGGACCCGCCTCGCCGCGCGGATGTGAAGCTGGACCGGTGGGGACCGTTGCTCGCGGGCTCATCGGCGGCGCTGCTCCTGTTCTCGCTGGAGCCCGGTGACATCTGGCTGCGAGGGGTGTGTGTGCTCGGCGCCGTGGCGGTGGCCTTGGGGCTGGTGCTCCAGCAGCGCCAGTCGCGAGCGCCGCTCCTGCCCATCGAGCTGGTGAAGGACCGCACGGTGCTTTGCGGCGTGGCTGGCGGCATCGCGGGAGGCGCGCTGCTCTACAGCATGGCGGCGTGGGTGCCCTTGTGGATGACGGAGCATGAGGGGAAGACGCCCATCGTCGCGGGGCTGACGCTCCTGCCCATGCTGCTGGGGTGGTCGGTGGGCTCCACCTTTGGCGTGAAGCTGCTGGTGCGCGGTGGAATGCGGTTGAGCGCGGGCGTGGGCTTCGCTGTGGCCGCGACGGGCGCGAGCCTGCTGGCGCTCACCGCCGCGTATGACTGGGGCACGATGGCCGCGCTCGCCTCGCTCGCGGTGCTGGGCATGGGGTTGGGGCCCGCGGCCAGCACGTCGCTCATCGCCCCGCAGTCACGCGCGGCCTGGCACCACCGAGGCATCATCACCAGCAGCCTCTACTCGACGCGGCTGTTGGGAGGCTCGCTGACGGTGGCCGCGCTGGCGCTCGCCCGAGGACACTTCGCCCTGCAGTTCGCCATCGCGGCGGCCCTCGCGGGGACGGTGGCGCTCCTCCTCGCCATGGTCGCACCCGGGAAGGTCCTCGGCGAAGCCTGA
- a CDS encoding LysR family transcriptional regulator: MTQEQLQAFLRVVQEGRLSQAARGLGLSQSGLSRQLQSLESELGTRLLVRTPGGTVLTDAGERFLPHAQRALDALAAGTSELGRLSSTPRGPVLLGTLHTVGAYLMPDIIPEFVRAYPEVRPRLSEGAAAAMEDSVARGTLDLAILTLPVRHTDLVVQKLWEEGVVLAVPRGHRFTKSPRPLSLADALDETWIVIPSMSGTRALEAECEARGVTPKVVLETDNAEALRRMVERGLGVALVPELMTRAPLSRGFDVVPLSKSGLKRQVALVHRGESYLTAAARQLKESIVKSVRAMPAPWGTGGRGGTASGTAKGRASAERATASETKKP, translated from the coding sequence ATGACCCAGGAACAGCTCCAGGCCTTCCTCCGCGTGGTCCAGGAAGGCCGCCTGTCACAGGCGGCCCGTGGACTGGGCTTGTCTCAATCCGGTCTGTCCCGACAACTCCAGTCCCTGGAGTCGGAGCTGGGCACACGCCTGCTCGTCCGCACACCCGGGGGGACGGTGCTGACGGATGCGGGGGAGCGGTTCCTGCCGCATGCCCAGCGCGCGCTGGATGCGCTGGCGGCGGGGACGTCCGAGCTGGGGCGGTTGTCGAGCACCCCTCGTGGACCGGTGTTGCTCGGCACGCTGCACACCGTGGGCGCGTATCTGATGCCGGACATCATCCCGGAGTTCGTGCGCGCGTATCCGGAGGTGCGGCCCCGGCTCAGCGAGGGCGCGGCGGCGGCGATGGAGGACAGCGTGGCGCGCGGCACATTGGACCTGGCCATCCTGACGTTGCCGGTGCGGCACACGGACCTGGTGGTGCAGAAGTTGTGGGAAGAAGGAGTGGTGCTGGCTGTGCCGCGCGGACACCGGTTCACGAAGAGCCCGCGTCCGCTGTCGCTGGCGGACGCGCTGGATGAGACATGGATTGTCATCCCGAGCATGTCGGGGACGCGGGCACTGGAAGCGGAGTGCGAGGCGCGCGGCGTGACACCCAAGGTGGTGCTGGAGACCGACAACGCGGAGGCCCTGCGGCGCATGGTGGAGCGCGGCCTGGGCGTGGCCCTGGTGCCGGAGTTGATGACACGGGCTCCGCTGTCGCGCGGGTTCGACGTGGTGCCGCTGAGCAAGAGTGGCCTGAAGCGACAGGTGGCGCTGGTGCATCGAGGCGAGAGCTACCTCACGGCGGCGGCGCGACAACTCAAGGAGTCCATCGTGAAGAGCGTGCGCGCCATGCCGGCGCCGTGGGGAACGGGCGGACGCGGTGGTACGGCCTCCGGGACCGCCAAGGGGCGCGCGTCCGCTGAACGCGCCACGGCCAGCGAAACCAAGAAGCCGTGA
- a CDS encoding endonuclease/exonuclease/phosphatase family protein, giving the protein MSLKVMTFNVLQGGEERFDDIIAFLARTPPDVIVLQECLGWDDGGRLRRVAEALDVPQDEAHLVLGQSRSRPSGRCYHVAVVSRPPIRSLRVHNDRHFLGHSIVECELEAGGPVTLFGTHFDAHHEKLRYVEARYLRSILDPSRFREGQYLLAGDLNSLSRRDPYPVDLADRLRRSGTDKFDHPPRFDVIDDVEDYGWVDTLQMRGSPSRWVTARRNRGGVTIDYRTDYVFASPRMAERLISADVIDVGDMSDHNPVVATFR; this is encoded by the coding sequence ATGTCGCTGAAGGTGATGACGTTCAATGTGTTGCAGGGTGGCGAGGAGCGGTTCGACGACATCATCGCCTTCCTGGCTCGGACTCCCCCGGATGTCATCGTGTTGCAGGAGTGCCTCGGCTGGGATGATGGAGGCCGCCTGCGCCGGGTCGCCGAGGCCCTGGACGTACCCCAGGACGAAGCGCACCTGGTGTTGGGACAATCCCGCTCGCGCCCCAGTGGCCGCTGCTACCACGTGGCCGTGGTGAGCCGTCCCCCGATTCGCTCGCTGCGCGTCCACAACGACCGCCACTTCCTGGGCCACAGCATCGTCGAGTGCGAGCTGGAGGCCGGCGGACCGGTGACGCTCTTCGGCACGCACTTCGATGCGCATCACGAGAAGCTCCGCTACGTGGAGGCGCGCTACCTGCGCTCCATCCTGGACCCGTCGAGGTTCCGCGAGGGCCAGTACCTGCTGGCCGGAGACCTCAACTCGCTCTCACGGCGGGACCCGTACCCGGTGGACCTGGCGGACCGCCTGCGCCGCTCGGGGACGGACAAGTTCGACCACCCACCCCGCTTCGACGTCATCGACGACGTGGAGGACTATGGCTGGGTGGATACGTTGCAGATGCGCGGGTCGCCTTCGCGGTGGGTGACGGCCCGGCGCAACCGGGGCGGCGTCACCATCGACTACCGCACGGACTACGTCTTCGCCTCGCCGCGCATGGCCGAGCGGCTCATCTCCGCGGACGTTATCGACGTGGGCGACATGTCCGACCACAATCCGGTGGTGGCGACATTCCGCTGA
- a CDS encoding TfoX/Sxy family protein encodes MAGTDSYAEYVMELLEKVGPIQGRRMFGGWGFYFEGKMFAIISQGQLFLKVDDITKPEFQAAGCKPFVYEGKGRHVEMAYWTPPADASDDAYEMLPWARRAVDASRRAALKKAPKKQPREKKAPVAKKAPARKKAPAAKKAPARKKAPAAKKTARLKRS; translated from the coding sequence GTGGCAGGGACGGACAGTTATGCGGAGTACGTGATGGAGCTGCTCGAAAAGGTCGGCCCCATCCAGGGCCGGCGGATGTTCGGCGGCTGGGGCTTCTATTTCGAGGGGAAGATGTTCGCCATCATCTCCCAGGGGCAGCTCTTCCTGAAGGTCGACGACATCACGAAGCCCGAGTTCCAGGCCGCGGGCTGCAAGCCCTTCGTCTACGAAGGCAAGGGGCGGCACGTCGAGATGGCCTACTGGACGCCGCCCGCCGACGCGAGCGACGACGCCTATGAGATGCTCCCCTGGGCCCGCCGCGCCGTGGATGCGTCGAGAAGGGCCGCGCTGAAGAAGGCCCCCAAGAAGCAGCCTCGCGAGAAGAAGGCTCCCGTCGCGAAGAAGGCTCCCGCCAGGAAGAAGGCCCCGGCCGCGAAGAAGGCTCCCGCCAGGAAGAAGGCCCCGGCCGCGAAGAAGACCGCCCGCCTCAAGCGGTCTTGA
- a CDS encoding AMP-binding protein, whose translation MSQTPSYVHGISTTPLLGETLGQNLRRTVERHGDREALIVVSQGYRATYREFWELTTQVAKGLLAMGVEKGDRVGIWSPNRFEWVVTQYAAARVGAILVNLNPAYRTAELEYSLNQSGTSVLLLARGFRQTDYRAMLEEVRPRCPALRVAMVLDEDWELLLSNARHVSAHTLEARESSLQFDDPINIQYTSGTTGSPKGATLSHHNVLNNGYFIGEALKYGPEDRVCVPVPFYHCFGMVIGNLACTSHGSTLVIPGEAFDALAVLQAVEAERCTSLYGVPTMFIAELEHPRFGEFNLSTLRTGVMAGSPCPVEVMKQVQSRMHMREVTICYGMTETSPVSTQSSLEDPFDKRVSTVGRVHPHLEVKVVDPETGAVVPRGSAGEMCTRGYSVMLGYWANPEATANAVDVAGWMHTGDLATMDADGYLRIVGRIKDLIIRGGENISPREVEEFLHTHPGVSEAQVIGVPSAKYGEEVMAWVKPKPGVTLTPEDLTRHCTGRIATFKIPRYWKLVDAFPMTVTGKVQKFRMREVSVAELGLESAASIKTA comes from the coding sequence ATGAGCCAGACGCCCTCGTATGTGCATGGCATCAGTACCACTCCCTTGCTGGGAGAGACGCTCGGGCAGAACCTGCGGCGGACGGTGGAGCGCCACGGAGATCGCGAGGCCTTGATTGTGGTTTCCCAGGGGTATCGCGCGACATACCGCGAGTTCTGGGAACTCACGACGCAGGTGGCCAAGGGCCTGCTGGCCATGGGCGTGGAGAAGGGGGACCGGGTGGGCATCTGGTCTCCCAACCGCTTCGAGTGGGTGGTGACCCAATACGCCGCAGCGCGGGTGGGCGCCATCCTGGTCAATCTCAATCCTGCCTATCGCACGGCGGAGCTGGAGTATTCCCTCAATCAGTCAGGGACCAGTGTGCTGCTGTTGGCGCGAGGCTTTCGGCAGACGGACTACCGGGCCATGCTGGAGGAGGTCCGGCCCCGCTGTCCCGCGCTGCGGGTGGCGATGGTGCTGGACGAGGACTGGGAGCTCCTGCTCTCCAATGCCAGGCATGTGAGTGCGCACACGCTGGAGGCCCGGGAGTCGTCGCTCCAGTTCGATGACCCCATCAACATCCAGTACACGTCTGGGACCACGGGCTCGCCCAAGGGCGCCACGCTGTCGCATCACAACGTGTTGAACAACGGGTACTTCATTGGCGAGGCGCTGAAGTACGGCCCCGAGGACCGTGTCTGTGTTCCGGTGCCCTTTTATCATTGCTTTGGAATGGTGATTGGGAACCTGGCGTGTACCTCGCATGGCTCCACCCTGGTGATTCCGGGGGAGGCGTTCGATGCGCTGGCGGTGCTCCAGGCGGTGGAGGCGGAGCGCTGCACGTCCCTGTATGGCGTGCCCACCATGTTCATCGCGGAGCTGGAGCACCCGCGCTTCGGGGAGTTCAACCTGTCGACGCTGCGCACGGGCGTCATGGCGGGCTCGCCGTGTCCGGTGGAGGTGATGAAGCAGGTGCAGTCGCGGATGCACATGCGCGAGGTGACCATCTGCTACGGGATGACGGAGACGTCGCCGGTGTCCACGCAGAGCTCGCTGGAGGACCCGTTCGACAAGCGCGTGTCCACGGTGGGGCGGGTGCATCCCCATCTGGAGGTGAAGGTCGTCGACCCGGAGACGGGGGCGGTGGTGCCTCGGGGTTCGGCGGGGGAGATGTGTACGCGGGGGTACAGCGTGATGCTCGGGTACTGGGCGAACCCGGAGGCCACGGCCAATGCGGTGGACGTGGCGGGGTGGATGCACACCGGGGACCTGGCGACGATGGATGCGGATGGCTATCTGCGCATTGTCGGCCGCATCAAGGACCTCATCATCCGGGGCGGGGAGAACATCTCTCCACGCGAGGTGGAGGAGTTCCTGCACACGCACCCGGGGGTGAGCGAGGCGCAAGTCATTGGTGTGCCGAGCGCGAAGTACGGCGAGGAGGTGATGGCCTGGGTGAAGCCGAAGCCGGGCGTGACGCTCACGCCCGAGGATCTGACCCGGCACTGCACGGGCCGCATCGCCACGTTCAAGATTCCCCGCTACTGGAAGCTGGTGGATGCGTTCCCGATGACAGTGACGGGCAAGGTGCAGAAGTTCCGGATGCGGGAGGTGTCCGTGGCCGAGCTGGGCCTGGAGTCCGCCGCGTCCATCAAGACCGCTTGA
- the epsC gene encoding serine O-acetyltransferase EpsC has product MDDSNARLVKALLDARQRHCFPPDVRRAAPEFVGQVLGLLFPHFAERLECTAAAVRRDVTTVEASLHRLRESLLSLYPGIDANIPARFMERLPDIYEWLRQDSQAIYDADPAARSVDEVILTYPGFLAIAIFRVAHCLHEFDFPLLPRLLSEYAHQRTGVDIHPGATIGRRFVIDHGTGVVVGETTLIGDNVKLYQGVTLGALMVEKGLADKKRHPTIEDDVVVYANATILGGATVVGRGSIVAGNAWLTQSIPPNSVVTRRSEIRPRGADGALDSIEFHI; this is encoded by the coding sequence ATGGATGACTCCAACGCCAGGCTGGTCAAGGCGCTGCTGGATGCTCGCCAGCGCCACTGCTTCCCCCCGGACGTGCGCCGGGCGGCCCCCGAGTTCGTCGGACAGGTGCTCGGGCTGCTGTTCCCCCACTTCGCCGAGCGCCTGGAGTGTACCGCCGCCGCCGTCCGCCGGGACGTCACCACCGTGGAGGCCAGCCTCCACCGGCTGCGAGAGTCGCTGCTCTCCCTCTACCCGGGCATCGACGCCAACATCCCCGCCCGGTTCATGGAGCGGCTGCCGGACATCTACGAGTGGCTCCGGCAGGACTCCCAGGCCATCTACGACGCCGACCCCGCCGCCCGCTCCGTGGACGAGGTCATCCTCACGTACCCGGGCTTCCTGGCCATCGCCATCTTCCGCGTGGCCCACTGCCTCCACGAGTTCGACTTCCCGCTGCTGCCGCGGCTGCTCTCCGAATACGCCCACCAGCGCACCGGCGTGGACATCCATCCCGGCGCCACCATCGGCCGGCGGTTCGTGATTGACCATGGCACGGGTGTCGTCGTGGGCGAGACGACGCTGATTGGCGACAACGTGAAGCTCTACCAGGGCGTCACCCTGGGCGCCCTCATGGTGGAGAAGGGCCTGGCCGACAAGAAGCGCCACCCCACCATCGAAGACGACGTCGTGGTGTATGCCAACGCCACCATCCTGGGTGGCGCGACGGTGGTGGGACGCGGCAGCATCGTCGCCGGCAACGCCTGGCTCACCCAGAGCATCCCTCCCAACTCCGTGGTCACCCGACGCAGCGAGATTCGCCCCCGGGGAGCCGACGGCGCCCTGGACTCCATCGAGTTCCATATCTGA
- the cysK gene encoding cysteine synthase A has translation MKANNILETIGNTPHVRINRLFPSRVTVHMKLERANPGGSIKDRIALAMIEDAEKRGLLKKNSIIIEPTSGNTGIGLAMVAAVKGYKLVLVMPESMSIERRRLMAAYGATFELTPRALGMKGAIARATELASQVPDAWMPQQFDNEANVEVHKRTTAQEILNDFPDGLDYLITGVGTGGHITGCAEILKQKWPKLQVFAVEPTKSPVISGGQPGPHPIQGIGAGFIPKNLHTEVLDGTVQVAEEDAFEFTRRSAREEGIFVGISSGAALSAVNQKLGEMKDGSRVLCFCYDTGERYLSIDSLFPAQG, from the coding sequence ATGAAGGCGAACAACATCCTGGAGACCATCGGCAACACGCCGCACGTGCGTATCAACCGGCTGTTTCCGTCTCGCGTCACGGTCCACATGAAGCTGGAGCGCGCCAACCCCGGCGGCAGCATCAAGGACCGCATCGCCCTGGCCATGATTGAGGACGCGGAGAAGCGCGGCCTGCTCAAGAAGAACAGCATCATCATCGAGCCCACCAGCGGCAACACCGGCATCGGCCTGGCCATGGTGGCCGCGGTGAAGGGCTACAAGCTGGTGCTCGTCATGCCGGAGTCGATGAGCATCGAGCGCCGCCGGTTGATGGCCGCCTATGGCGCGACGTTCGAGCTCACCCCGCGCGCCCTGGGCATGAAGGGCGCCATTGCTCGCGCCACCGAGCTTGCGTCCCAGGTGCCGGACGCGTGGATGCCGCAGCAGTTCGACAACGAGGCCAACGTCGAGGTGCACAAGCGCACCACCGCGCAGGAAATCCTCAACGACTTCCCGGACGGGCTCGACTACCTGATTACGGGCGTGGGCACCGGTGGCCACATCACCGGCTGCGCGGAAATCCTCAAGCAGAAGTGGCCCAAGCTCCAGGTGTTCGCGGTGGAGCCCACCAAGTCCCCCGTCATCAGCGGCGGACAGCCCGGCCCCCATCCCATCCAGGGCATCGGCGCGGGCTTCATCCCCAAGAACCTGCACACGGAGGTCCTCGACGGCACGGTGCAGGTGGCCGAGGAGGACGCCTTCGAGTTCACCCGCCGCTCCGCGCGCGAGGAGGGCATCTTCGTGGGCATCTCCTCGGGCGCGGCGCTGTCCGCGGTGAACCAGAAGCTGGGCGAGATGAAGGATGGCAGCCGCGTGTTGTGCTTCTGCTACGACACCGGCGAGCGCTACCTCTCCATCGACTCGCTCTTCCCCGCCCAGGGCTGA
- a CDS encoding aminotransferase class V-fold PLP-dependent enzyme produces the protein MTRPLESYRALFPVLQEQLYLNHAGVAPTSLRAAEAVRGWMDDLVYHGISHERGWEAHCERIRALAARLLHAESGEIAFVRNTSHGLGLVAEGLDWKPGDEVAVASSLEYPSNVYPWLHLKDRGVVVREIQTPSGGVTPEAVAQAITSRTRLVAVSSVQFATGYRTDLEAVGTLCERAGVLFCVDGIQSVGCVPVDVKKCRIHFLSADSHKWMLGISGIGVLYVAKDVLPRLRPVLVGWRSTTDAWNFNRTHFELRADAGKFEEGSAAYPGLYAMGAALELLQEVGVENIEARIRELLARLEKGLLELGCEVGPTPEHRAGILTFLPPGAQARELGAYLSEHHVAHSVRRGRIRLSPHFYNLPSEMDRLVELVRGYRA, from the coding sequence ATGACGCGACCCCTCGAGTCCTACCGCGCCCTCTTCCCCGTGCTGCAGGAGCAGCTCTATCTCAACCACGCGGGGGTGGCCCCCACCAGCCTGCGTGCCGCCGAGGCGGTGCGTGGGTGGATGGACGACCTCGTCTACCATGGCATCAGCCACGAGCGAGGCTGGGAGGCCCACTGTGAGCGCATCCGCGCCCTGGCGGCCCGGCTCCTCCATGCCGAGTCGGGTGAGATTGCCTTCGTGCGCAACACCAGCCACGGCCTGGGCCTGGTCGCGGAGGGCTTGGATTGGAAGCCAGGCGACGAGGTGGCCGTGGCCTCCTCGCTGGAGTACCCCTCCAATGTCTATCCCTGGCTGCACCTGAAGGACCGGGGCGTCGTGGTGCGCGAAATCCAGACACCCTCCGGCGGCGTCACCCCGGAAGCCGTCGCCCAGGCCATCACCTCGCGCACGCGGCTGGTGGCGGTGTCGTCCGTGCAGTTCGCCACCGGCTACCGCACGGACCTGGAGGCCGTGGGCACGCTGTGCGAGCGCGCGGGAGTGCTCTTCTGCGTGGACGGCATCCAGAGCGTGGGCTGCGTCCCGGTGGACGTGAAGAAGTGCCGCATCCACTTCCTCAGCGCGGACAGCCACAAGTGGATGCTGGGCATCTCCGGCATCGGCGTGTTGTACGTGGCCAAGGACGTCCTGCCCCGGCTGCGGCCGGTGCTGGTGGGCTGGCGCAGCACCACGGATGCGTGGAACTTCAACCGCACCCACTTCGAGCTGCGCGCCGACGCGGGCAAGTTCGAGGAGGGCAGCGCCGCGTACCCCGGCCTCTACGCGATGGGCGCCGCGCTGGAATTGCTGCAGGAGGTGGGCGTGGAGAACATCGAGGCGCGCATCCGCGAGCTGCTCGCCCGTCTGGAGAAGGGCCTGCTCGAGCTGGGCTGCGAGGTGGGGCCCACGCCGGAGCATCGCGCGGGCATCCTCACCTTCCTGCCTCCGGGAGCACAGGCGCGGGAGCTCGGTGCGTACTTGTCCGAGCACCACGTCGCCCACTCCGTGCGCCGCGGGCGCATCCGCCTGTCGCCCCACTTCTACAACCTGCCGTCGGAGATGGACCGGCTGGTGGAGCTGGTGCGCGGCTACCGCGCCTGA